CGTTGTCGAACTTTCAAAAGTGACATGGCCTTTAGGGAAAGAGACTGTCGCCTCCTCTGGAGTTGTGGCTGTTTTGGTCAGTGTGGCTGCCTTGATTTTGGCGGTTATTGATCTGATTTGGGCGAAGATGGCGCTTGGAGTTTTCAAGTTTTAGGGATTTTTTATGATGCAATGGTATGTTGTCCATACCTATTCAGGGTTTGAACATAAGGCGAAGGCGGCTCTTGAGGAGAAGATCAAGACGCTTGGGAGACAGGATTTGGTTGGTGAGGTTTTGATCCCGTCGGAGAGTGTTGTGGAAATGAAAAAAGGGGTTAAGAAGACGGCTAACCGCAAGATCTTTCCTGGCTATATATTGGTCAGGATGGAGCTGAATGATGAAGCATGGCATATTGTAAAGTCGATTCCAAAGATCACGGGATTTGTGGGTGGGAGCAAGAGTCCATTTCCAGTCCCCGATGAGGAAGTCGCCAGGATTACTCGGCAGATCAGTGAAGGGACCCTGAAGCCGAAGCCGAAGGTGACATTTGAAAAAGGAGAAAGTGTTCGAGTTGTGGATGGGCCCTTCACAAATTTTAATGGTTTGGTGGATGACGTGAAACCTGAAAAAGGAAAACTGAAGGTGCTCGTGAGTATTTTTGGGCGGTCAACGCCAGTGGAATTGGATTTTATGCAAGTGGAGAAAAACTAGATGCCTCCGAAGAAAAAAGTACAGGCAGAAGTCAAGTTGCAATGCCCTGCAGGACAGGCAAATCCAGCTCCTCCTGTTGGTCCTGCTTTAGGTCAACATGGCGTCAACATCATGGAGTTTTGCAAACAGTTCAATGCAAAAACCCAAAAGATGGAGCCAGGACTTGTGACCCCTGTGGTGATTACGATTTATCAGGATCGTTCTTTTAGTTTTATTTTAAAGACTCCACCGGCTTCTGTTCTTTTGAAGAAGGCGGCAAAAGTTGAAAAAGGATCTGGCGAACCGAATAAAGCAAAGGTTGGGTCTGTCACAGTCAAGCAGGTGGAAGAGATTGCGAAGATGAAAATGCCGGATCTCAATGTCAATACGCTAGAGGCGGCGATAAAAACAGTTGCTGGCACTGCAAGAAGCATGGGGATTGAAGTCAAATGAGCGGGAAAAAATACAAACAGGCGTTTTCAAAAGTTGATCGAGCCCGACGTTTCAGTGTCGATGAGGCGTTAGGGCTTTTGTCGACTCTCCCCGTGGCGAAGTTTGATGAGACTGTTGATGTCTCTGTGAGATTGGGAGTTGATCCGAAACAGACAGATCAGATGGTTCGTGGGTCTGTGCCGCTGCCTCATGGATCGGGCAGGCAGGTGCGTATTGTTGTGATTGCCAAGGGTGATAAGCAGGAACAAGCCCAGAAGGCAGGGGCGACAGTTGTGGGGGGTGAGGAGTTGATTGAGAAGATCGAAAAAGGATGGATGGATTTTGATAAAGTTGTCACGACGCCTGACATGATGAAATCGGTCAGTCGTGTGGCCAAGATTTTAGGGCCGCGAGGGTTGATGCCCAATCCTAAAATGGGGACGGTTACTTTTGACGTTGGGACTGTTGTGCAAGAGCTGAAGGCCGGTCGCGCGGAATACAGAATTGAAAAGGCGGGGATTGTTCATTGTTCTATTGGCAAACTTTCTTTTGGGAAAGAGAAGTTAAAGGAGAATTTGATAGCGTTAATGGATTCAATCGTTCGTGCCAAGCCAAAGACTTCCAAAGGGACATACCTGAGGAGTGTTACGGTTTCCTCGACGATGGGACCGGGAGTCAAGCTCGATCCCGCATCGCTGCAAACAACTTAGACAAAAGGGATTTATGAAACGGGCAGAAAAAGAACAGGCAGTTGGACTATTATCTGAGAGGCTAAAGAAATCCCAGGCGATCATTCTTGCCGAGTATCGCGGATTGAAGGTTGCCGAACTGACCGAGATCCGGCGGGAGGTCAAGAAAACAGCCGGTGATCTGCATGTTGTCAAAAATCGTTTGGCAAAGAGGGTGATGGAGGGGAGTCAGCGGAGTGGCTTGAACAGCCATCTCAAGGGGCCTACCGCCATCGTTTATACAGATAAAGATCCTGTGGAGCTGACAAAGGTTCTCGCCAAGTATGCGGAGGCTTTTGATCCTTTCAAGCTCAAGGTTGGTCTTCTGGGAGATCGAGTCATTACGAGCACGGAAATTCAGGCACTTTCGAAGTTGGCTTCGCGGGAAGAGCTTTATGCGAGGTTGTTGGGGGCGCTCAATGCCCCAGCAACTAACCTCGTTCGCGTTCTCAATGCCGTTCCGCAGAAGATGGCGGTGGTGTTGAGTGAGATTGGAAAGAAGAAAACATAAGGAGTTCGAAACTTAGAAACTTTTAACTAGGAGGATAAGATGGCAAACGTAAGTCGAACAGACATCGTCGAGACACTCAAGCAAATGCCGCTTCTGGAAGTGTCAGAGCTTGTAAAGGAACTCGAGCAAACCTTTGGAGTCTCTGCGGCGGCAGCTGTCGCTATGGCTCCTGCAGCTGGAGCAGCAGCCGCAGCTCCTGTAGAGGAGAAGACAGAGTTTACTATCGTCTTGGCAGCCTCAGGCGACAACAAAATTGGCGTCATCAAAGAGGTTCGGGCTTTGACAGGGCTTGGTCTTAAAGAGGCGAAGGACCTTGTTGAAGGGGCCCCAAAGACTGTGAAGGAAGGGGTCTCCAAGGAAGAAGCCGACAAGATGAAGACGACTTTGGAGAAGGCTGGAGCCAAGGTAGAAGTTAAATAAAGGGAGATAACGCTATGCCCATTACGATCCATGATCGCATTCGGAGGAGGAGCTTTGCAAAGATTGGGGAGCCTGTTCCAATCCCGAATTTGATTGAGGTCCAGAAAAGGTCCTATGCCGACTTCCTCCAGGCAGAGACTCCATCTGATAAGCGTCAGATGACAGGTCTGCAAGGGGTGTTTAAGGCAGCTTTTCCTCTTTGGGATTTTAATCGCACAGCCTCTTTGGAGTTTGTCGCCTATCATCTCGACAAACCCAAATACGAGGTCGATGAGTGTCGCCAAAGAGGAATGACCTTCGCAGCCCCGATGCGTGTTGTCGTGCGTCTCGTCGTTTGGGACACCGATCCTGAGACAAAGGCCCAGTCGATTCGCGATGTGAAGGAGCAGGAGGTCTATTTTGGTGAAATCCCTCTGATGAATGAGACAGGGACCTTTATTATTAATGGGACGGAAAGGGTTATCGTTTCTCAGTTGCATCGATCTCCAGGTATCTTTTTTGAACATGACAAGGGGAAGACACATGCCTCGGGCAAGCTTCTTTATTCTGCACGGATCATTCCGTATCGAGGGTCCTGGCTTGATTTTGAGTTTGACCCCAAAGATGTCTTGTTTGTTCGCATTGATCGGAGGCGCAAATTTCCGGCGACTGTTCTTCTTCGAGCCTTAGGTTACAGTGCCGAAGAGCTTTTGAATTATTTTTACAAATCTGAAACGGTTCGTCTGGAAGGAAGAAAATTATTTAAGTCAGTTGACCCAGAACTTCTGCGATATCAAAAGGCCTCAAAAGATATCCGCCATCCAAAAACCGATGAGATCCTGATCAAGGCAGGGAGAAAGTTTAACAAGGCGATTGTCGATAAAATTGTCGCCGCTCGTCTCAAGGAAATTCCTATCGAAGATGCTGACATCATCGGTCAGGTGATCGCTCGCGATCTGATTGACAAAGGAACAGGAGAAGTGACCGCCGCTTCGGGCGATGTCCTGACAGAGGAGAAGCTTGAAAACATCCGGAAACAAAAAATCGAAGAGATCGAACTTCTCTATATCGATCATGTGAACGTTGGGCCTTATATTCGGAATACCCTTCTTCTCGACAAGATCACGTCTTCAGCGGAGGCGATTCTCGAAATTTATCGGCGCTTGCGCCCGGGGGATCCACCCACGCCAGAATCGGCTCGTATTTTCTTCGATGGCCTCTTTTTCAATCCAGACAAATACGATCTTTCGAAAGTTGGCCGACTCAAGATTAATCACAAGTTTAATTTTAGCACGCCTGTTGAGGTTCGTACCCTCCGCAAGGAAGATATTTTGGAGACGGTACGTTATCTTTGTAATTTAAAGGATGGCAAAGGACAGGTGGATGATATTGATCACCTTGGCAATCGGCGTGTTCGCTCGGTTGGCGAGCTTTTGGAGAATCAATATCGAGTCGGTCTTTTGAGAATGGAAAGGGCGATCAAGGAGCGGATGAGTCTTCAGGATGTTGAGACTCTGATGCCCCATGATCTGATCAATCCAAAACCGGTGAGCGCTGTCATTAAGGAATTTTTTGGTTCCAGTCAGCTTTCCCAGTTCATGGACCAAACGAATCCTCTTTCAGAGGTGACGCATAAGCGGCGTCTCTCGGCGTTGGGTCCTGGTGGGCTGACTCGGGAACGGGCAGGATTTGAGGTTCGTGACGTTCATGCCACTCACTACGGACGCATTTGTCCGATCGAAACTCCTGAAGGTCCGAATATCGGATTGATTGCATCCTTATCGACTTACAGCCGGATTAATGAATATGGATTTATCGAAACTCCCTATCGGAAGGTAGAAGAAGGGCGGGTAACCAACAAGATCCTTCATCTGTCTGCCCTCGAAGAGGAAAAATATACCATTGCTCAGGCGAATGCCCCAACCGATCGACAGGGTCATTTTTTGACGGATCTGATCTCTTGCCGGCGTGCAGGGGAATTTGTGATGGTTCCTCCCAAGGAAATACAGTTCATGGACGTTTCTCCGAATCAGCTGGTCAGCGTTGCGGCTGCTTTGGTTCCTTTTCTGGAGCATGACGATGCCAATCGAGCCCTCATGGGAGCGAACATGCAGCGTCAGGCAGTTCCTCTTATTCGGACGTCGGCCCCTCTTATCGGGACTGGTATTGAAAAGATTGTTGCTCGTGATTCTTGCGTCACAACGATTTCTCGCCGGGATGGGACAGTTGCTTCTGTCGATTCCATGAAGATCGTTGTGAAGGCGGACCGGGTGAAAAAGGGAGAGGAGTCAGATAGCGATACCTATCATCTGGTAAAATATCGCCGCTCCAACCAAAATACCTGTGTCAATCAAAGACCAATCGTTTGTGTCGGTGATCGTGTCAAAAAAGGAGATGTGCTGGCTGATGGTCCCGCGACAGATCGTGGTGAGTTAGCTTTAGGACAGAATGTCCTCGTCGCCTTCATGCCTTGGGGTGGATATAATTTTGAAGACTCCATCCTTGTTTCCGAGCGACTTGTTAAGGAGGACGTTTATACCTCGATTCATATTGAAGAATTTGAATCTGCTGCCCGGGATACAAAGCTTGGCAAGGAAGAAGTGACCCGAGACATTCCGAATGTTGGGGATGAGGCCCTTGCCAATCTGGACGAGGGAGGGATTGTTCGTATCGGCGCCGAAGTCAAGCCGGGCGATATCCTGGTCGGAAAGATTACGCCAAAAGGTGAGACCCAGTTATCTCCTGAAGAAAAGCTCCTTCGGGCCATTTTTGGAGAAAAAGCGGGTGATGTGAAGGACACATCTCTTCGAGTTCCCCCCGGCGTCTTCGGGATTGTGATCAATACACAGGTCTTTTCACGCGAGGGATCAGAGCTGGATGAGAGGGCCAAGAATCTTCAGGATAAGGATACACAAAAGCTGATCAAGGATCGGGATGAGGAGATTCGGCTGGTTCGGGAAGAGATGAAGAAAAAGGTCAAGAATCTTCTGCATGGGAAAACAGCCACCTCCAAGATTATTGACGAAGAGGAAGAGAAGGTTCTTTTGGCAAAAGGGAAGCCGATTACGATGGATGTTTTGGATAAGCTCCCTCTCTCACGATGGTCCGAGATCAGTGTTGGTAATGAAGATCTGGAGGAAGAACTTGCCGAAATGGTCGAGGGGATGGAGGAGCAGGTCGAACTTGTGAAGATGGTCTACGATCAGAAGGTTTCAAAACTTCACAAGGGAGATGAGCTTCCTCCCGGAGTGATCAAGATCGTCAAGGTCTATGTCGCCATCAAGAGAAAGCTTGCGGTCGGTGACAAGATGGCGGGGCGTCATGGGAATAAAGGGGTTATCTCACGGATTCTGCCGATGGAAGACATGCCTTATCTTGCCGATGGTAGTCCCGTTGATATTGTTCTGAATCCACTCGGTGTTCCTTCCCGAATGAATGCCGGTCAGATTTTGGAGTGTCATTTGGGTTGGGCCTGCAAAGGGATCGGTGAAAAAATCGGCAAACTTATTGAAGAAAATGATCGGGAGGCAGCCAAGACTTATCTGAAGAAATTTTATGGCAAGTCTTCCGACAACCCGATCTCTGAGATGAACGATCGGGAGATCAAGAGGTTGGCAGCGAGTCTTGTCGAGGGGGCTACCGTGACATCCGCTGTTTTTGATGGGGCGAAGGAATCGGAGATCAAGGAGACCTTGGAGCTTGCAGAACTTCCGACCCGTGGTCAGACGATTCTTTTTGACGGGAAGACCGGTGAGGCTTTTGATCAGCCGGTAACGGTTGGCATTATGTATATCATGAAGCTTCATCATCTGGTGGATGACAAGATTCACGCGAGATCGATCGGGCCTTACTCCCTCGTGACTCAACAACCACTGGGTGGAAAGGCGCAGTTTGGAGGTCAGAGACTTGGTGAAATGGAAGTTTGGGCGATGGAGGCGTATGGAGCCGCCTATTCACTACAGGAATTTTTGACGGTTAAATCCGATGATGTTCTTGGACGAACGCGCATGTACGAAATGATTGTCAAAGGTGAAAGGTCGTTCGAGCCGGGCTTGCCGGAATCGTTTAATGTCTTGGTGAAGGAGTTGCAGGCGTTGGGGTTAGATGTGGAATTGTTAGAGGAACCGATCTCTTAAAGATGCTGGTCCGCCTCAGGTGGATCAGGGAGGACGCATGGGAGATATTTTTAGTTTTTTTGAAAAACCGAAAGATCCGCACTCTTTTACGGGGGTTCGGCTTGGCCTCGCTTCTCCGGAAAAGATTCTTGCCTGGTCTCATGGAGAGGTGAAAAAGCCGGAGACCATTAATTACCGGACTTTCAAGCCGGAGCGGGATGGTCTTTTTTGTGCGAAAATCTTTGGGCCGGTCAAGGACTACGAGTGTAATTGCGGAAAATACAAGAGGATGAAACACCGTGGAATTGTTTGCGAGAAGTGCGGTGTTGAGGTCATCTCTTCCAAGGTGCGGCGTGAACGAATGGGTCACATTGTTTTAGCCTCTCCGGTCGCCCATATCTGGTTTTTGAAGAGTCTTCCGTCTCGTATCGGTACCAGTCTGAATATGTCTCTAAAGGACCTTGAGAGGGTTCTTTATTGTGAGGCGTATGTTGTTACCGATCCGGGAAGCACTGATTTTAAGGAAGGGGAAATCCTCTCTGAGTCCCAGTATCAGCGCGCACGTGCCGAGTATGGGAACAAATTCCAGGCAGGTATTGGCGGCGAGGTGGTCCGTGATTTGTTGAAAAAAATTAGTTTGGAAGAGCTTGCAAAGAAACTTCGCAAGGAGATGACGACCACAAAATCTGAGGCGACCCGTAAAAAGGCAGCTCGGCGCCTGAAGGTTGTGGATGCCTTCTTGCACTCAGGGAATCGGCCAGATTGGATGATGATTTCGGTGATTCCAGTTCTTCCTCCAGATTTGCGCCCCCTTGTCCCGCTTGATGGGGGACGTTTTGCGACCTCGGATCTTAATGATCTCTATCGTCGCGTTATTAACCGGAACAATCGGCTCAAAAGGTTATTAGAGCTCAATGCCCCGGACATTATCATTCGCAATGAAAAGCGAATGTTACAAGAGGCGGTGGATGCCTTGATTGACAATGGCCGGCGCGGGAAGGTCTTTACCGGTCCGAACAAGCGGCCTTTAAGGTCCCTCTCAGATATGTTGAAGGGAAAACAGGGCCGGTTCCGACAGAATCTCCTGGGGAAACGGGTCGATTATTCTGGTCGATCGGTTATTGTGGTCGGTCCAGAATTACGCCTCCACCAAACCGGTATTCCCAAGGCGATGGCGCTCGAACTCTTCAAGCCTTTTATCTATCAGAAGTTAGAGGAGCGGGGGATTGTTTCCACAATCAAAGGGGCCAAGAAGATGGTCGAGAAGGAACGCCCGGAGGTTTGGGATGCTCTGGAAGAGGTGATTCAGGAACATCCGGTTTATCTTAACCGCGCTCCTACGTTGCATCGACTTGGTATCCAGGCCTTCGAGCCTGTTCTTGTGGAAGGGAAGGCGATCCGCCTTCATCCGCTTGTTTGTACCGCCTTTAACGCCGATTTCGACGGTGACCAGATGGCGGTGCATGTCCCACTCTCTGTTGAGGCTCAGATTGAGGGACGAGTCCTCATGATGAGTACCAATAATATTCTGTCTCCGGCCTCTGGAAAACCGATCATTGTTCCGACCCAGGATATGGTTTTGGGAATTTACTACATGACGCGCGAAACCCCTTTTGCAAAAGGGGAGGGGATGAAGTTTGCCTCTCCCGATGAGGTTCGCTTGGCTTATGATCAAGGAGAGCTCCATCTCCATGCCCGGATTACGGTACGTATTGATGGAAAGAGGTATGAGACATCGACCGGTCGGGTTCTCCTTTATGAGATTGTTCCGCATTCTCTTCCTTTTGATATCGTCAATCGTGTCATGGATAAGAAGTCGATCGCAGACCTGGTGGAGGAGTGTTATCGCAAGGCGGGGAACAAGGCGACGGTCATCCTTGCTGACCATCTCATGAATGTTGGTTTTACCCAGGCGTCGAAGGCAGGCATTTCGATTTGTATTGATGACATGAAGATCCCGTCGACGAAGGAGAAGCAGCTGGAGAAGGCGTATAAAGAGGTTCGTGAAATTGAAGAACAGTATCAGGAAGGTCTGATCACCGCGGGAGAGAAGTACAATAAGGTCGTCGATATCTGGGCTGAGACAACGGAAGATATTGCCCAAGATATGATGCGTGAGATCAGTGTCGATATTGTTGAAGGGGAGAAAGGAAAGAAAGAGATCAAGAGTTTTAATCCTATCTTGATTATGGCTGACTCAGGGGCCCGAGGCAGTGCTCAACAGATGAGACAGCTTGCCGGGATGAGAGGTCTTATGGCCAAACCTTCCGGTGAAATCATTGAAACACCGATTACGGCTAATTTCCGAGAGGGATTAACGGTTTTACAGTACTTTATTTCAACTCACGGCGCCCGTAAGGGATTGGCCGATACCGCTCTGAAGACTGCGAATTCCGGTTATTTGACCCGTCGACTTGTTGATGTGGCACAGGATGTGGTTGTCATTAATCATGACTGCAATTCTCTCGATGGAATTGAGGTCTCTTCCCTGCTTGAAGGGGGTGAGGTTATCGATTCCCTTTCGAATCGTATTCTGGGGCGTGTGGCGCTCGAAGATATTCGGGATCCCTTTACGGGTGAGGTGTTGGTTAAAGGGGGGGAGGAGATTACCGAGGCTCATTTGCCAGCGATCGAAAATTCCGGTTTGGAAAAGATCAAGATTCGTTCCGTGTTGACCTGTCAAAATCAAAGAGGAACCTGCATCAAATGTTATGGGCGTGATCTGGCGCGAGGTCATATGGTGAATATTGGTGAGGCGGTCGGGGTTATTGCCGCCCAATCCATTGGAGAGCCTGGAACCCAGCTGACGATGAGAACCTTCCATATCGGAGGTACTGCATCTCGACGTGTCGAGCAGAGTGCCCTTGAAGCGCGTCATGAAGGAATCGTGAAGTTGCACAATGTCATGACAGTTTTGAACAAGGAGCAAGTTCTTGTTGTGATGAATCGCAATGGTGAAATTGCCTTGATGGATGAGGAAGGGCGTGAGCGAGAGAAACATCAGGTCATTTACGGAGCAAAGCTTCTTGTGAAAGATGGTCAAAAGGTCAAGGCAAAGACCCTTCTTGCCGAATGGGATCCTTACACGACTCCGATTCTTACGGAATCCTCGGGGACGATCAAATTTGGCGACATTATTGAAGGGAACTCGATGCAGGAACAGGTGGACGAAGTGACCGGGCTTGCGACGAAAGTCATTATTGAAGCGAAGGATCCAAATTTAAGACCCAGAGTCTCGATCAAGACTGAGGGAGGCAAGACAGCCTTTGTCCATGGAACAGAGCGTGAGGCACGTTATCTTCTCCCGATCGGGGCCCATATCGTCGTGACAGAAGGTCAAGGGATAAGTGCAGGGGATATTATTGCGAAGATTCCACGAGAAACAACGAAGACGAAGGATATTACAGGAGGTCTTCCCCGTGTCGCAGAGCTTTTTGAAGCTCGGAAACCAAAAGAGTGTGCCATCATCAGTGAGATTGATGGACGTGTCAGTTTTGGAAAAGATTCGAAGGGAAAGAGAAAGGTCATTATCACCCCTGAAGTTGGCGAGCCGAAAGAATATCTGATCATACGAGGACGTCATATTGCTGTTCATGAGGGTGATTTTGTGAAGGCAGGCGAGGCCCTCATGGATGGAGCGGCGAATCCTCATGATATCTTACAGGTCCTTGGCGAGAAAAGACTTGCGCAGTATCTTGTCGATGAAACCCAGGAGGTCTATCGTCTCCAGGGGGTTCGAATCAACGACAAGCA
The window above is part of the Deltaproteobacteria bacterium genome. Proteins encoded here:
- the nusG gene encoding transcription termination/antitermination protein NusG — encoded protein: MMQWYVVHTYSGFEHKAKAALEEKIKTLGRQDLVGEVLIPSESVVEMKKGVKKTANRKIFPGYILVRMELNDEAWHIVKSIPKITGFVGGSKSPFPVPDEEVARITRQISEGTLKPKPKVTFEKGESVRVVDGPFTNFNGLVDDVKPEKGKLKVLVSIFGRSTPVELDFMQVEKN
- the rplK gene encoding 50S ribosomal protein L11, with amino-acid sequence MPPKKKVQAEVKLQCPAGQANPAPPVGPALGQHGVNIMEFCKQFNAKTQKMEPGLVTPVVITIYQDRSFSFILKTPPASVLLKKAAKVEKGSGEPNKAKVGSVTVKQVEEIAKMKMPDLNVNTLEAAIKTVAGTARSMGIEVK
- a CDS encoding 50S ribosomal protein L1, encoding MSGKKYKQAFSKVDRARRFSVDEALGLLSTLPVAKFDETVDVSVRLGVDPKQTDQMVRGSVPLPHGSGRQVRIVVIAKGDKQEQAQKAGATVVGGEELIEKIEKGWMDFDKVVTTPDMMKSVSRVAKILGPRGLMPNPKMGTVTFDVGTVVQELKAGRAEYRIEKAGIVHCSIGKLSFGKEKLKENLIALMDSIVRAKPKTSKGTYLRSVTVSSTMGPGVKLDPASLQTT
- the rplJ gene encoding 50S ribosomal protein L10 — encoded protein: MKRAEKEQAVGLLSERLKKSQAIILAEYRGLKVAELTEIRREVKKTAGDLHVVKNRLAKRVMEGSQRSGLNSHLKGPTAIVYTDKDPVELTKVLAKYAEAFDPFKLKVGLLGDRVITSTEIQALSKLASREELYARLLGALNAPATNLVRVLNAVPQKMAVVLSEIGKKKT
- the rplL gene encoding 50S ribosomal protein L7/L12, which translates into the protein MANVSRTDIVETLKQMPLLEVSELVKELEQTFGVSAAAAVAMAPAAGAAAAAPVEEKTEFTIVLAASGDNKIGVIKEVRALTGLGLKEAKDLVEGAPKTVKEGVSKEEADKMKTTLEKAGAKVEVK
- the rpoB gene encoding DNA-directed RNA polymerase subunit beta, whose protein sequence is MPITIHDRIRRRSFAKIGEPVPIPNLIEVQKRSYADFLQAETPSDKRQMTGLQGVFKAAFPLWDFNRTASLEFVAYHLDKPKYEVDECRQRGMTFAAPMRVVVRLVVWDTDPETKAQSIRDVKEQEVYFGEIPLMNETGTFIINGTERVIVSQLHRSPGIFFEHDKGKTHASGKLLYSARIIPYRGSWLDFEFDPKDVLFVRIDRRRKFPATVLLRALGYSAEELLNYFYKSETVRLEGRKLFKSVDPELLRYQKASKDIRHPKTDEILIKAGRKFNKAIVDKIVAARLKEIPIEDADIIGQVIARDLIDKGTGEVTAASGDVLTEEKLENIRKQKIEEIELLYIDHVNVGPYIRNTLLLDKITSSAEAILEIYRRLRPGDPPTPESARIFFDGLFFNPDKYDLSKVGRLKINHKFNFSTPVEVRTLRKEDILETVRYLCNLKDGKGQVDDIDHLGNRRVRSVGELLENQYRVGLLRMERAIKERMSLQDVETLMPHDLINPKPVSAVIKEFFGSSQLSQFMDQTNPLSEVTHKRRLSALGPGGLTRERAGFEVRDVHATHYGRICPIETPEGPNIGLIASLSTYSRINEYGFIETPYRKVEEGRVTNKILHLSALEEEKYTIAQANAPTDRQGHFLTDLISCRRAGEFVMVPPKEIQFMDVSPNQLVSVAAALVPFLEHDDANRALMGANMQRQAVPLIRTSAPLIGTGIEKIVARDSCVTTISRRDGTVASVDSMKIVVKADRVKKGEESDSDTYHLVKYRRSNQNTCVNQRPIVCVGDRVKKGDVLADGPATDRGELALGQNVLVAFMPWGGYNFEDSILVSERLVKEDVYTSIHIEEFESAARDTKLGKEEVTRDIPNVGDEALANLDEGGIVRIGAEVKPGDILVGKITPKGETQLSPEEKLLRAIFGEKAGDVKDTSLRVPPGVFGIVINTQVFSREGSELDERAKNLQDKDTQKLIKDRDEEIRLVREEMKKKVKNLLHGKTATSKIIDEEEEKVLLAKGKPITMDVLDKLPLSRWSEISVGNEDLEEELAEMVEGMEEQVELVKMVYDQKVSKLHKGDELPPGVIKIVKVYVAIKRKLAVGDKMAGRHGNKGVISRILPMEDMPYLADGSPVDIVLNPLGVPSRMNAGQILECHLGWACKGIGEKIGKLIEENDREAAKTYLKKFYGKSSDNPISEMNDREIKRLAASLVEGATVTSAVFDGAKESEIKETLELAELPTRGQTILFDGKTGEAFDQPVTVGIMYIMKLHHLVDDKIHARSIGPYSLVTQQPLGGKAQFGGQRLGEMEVWAMEAYGAAYSLQEFLTVKSDDVLGRTRMYEMIVKGERSFEPGLPESFNVLVKELQALGLDVELLEEPIS
- the rpoC gene encoding DNA-directed RNA polymerase subunit beta' translates to MGDIFSFFEKPKDPHSFTGVRLGLASPEKILAWSHGEVKKPETINYRTFKPERDGLFCAKIFGPVKDYECNCGKYKRMKHRGIVCEKCGVEVISSKVRRERMGHIVLASPVAHIWFLKSLPSRIGTSLNMSLKDLERVLYCEAYVVTDPGSTDFKEGEILSESQYQRARAEYGNKFQAGIGGEVVRDLLKKISLEELAKKLRKEMTTTKSEATRKKAARRLKVVDAFLHSGNRPDWMMISVIPVLPPDLRPLVPLDGGRFATSDLNDLYRRVINRNNRLKRLLELNAPDIIIRNEKRMLQEAVDALIDNGRRGKVFTGPNKRPLRSLSDMLKGKQGRFRQNLLGKRVDYSGRSVIVVGPELRLHQTGIPKAMALELFKPFIYQKLEERGIVSTIKGAKKMVEKERPEVWDALEEVIQEHPVYLNRAPTLHRLGIQAFEPVLVEGKAIRLHPLVCTAFNADFDGDQMAVHVPLSVEAQIEGRVLMMSTNNILSPASGKPIIVPTQDMVLGIYYMTRETPFAKGEGMKFASPDEVRLAYDQGELHLHARITVRIDGKRYETSTGRVLLYEIVPHSLPFDIVNRVMDKKSIADLVEECYRKAGNKATVILADHLMNVGFTQASKAGISICIDDMKIPSTKEKQLEKAYKEVREIEEQYQEGLITAGEKYNKVVDIWAETTEDIAQDMMREISVDIVEGEKGKKEIKSFNPILIMADSGARGSAQQMRQLAGMRGLMAKPSGEIIETPITANFREGLTVLQYFISTHGARKGLADTALKTANSGYLTRRLVDVAQDVVVINHDCNSLDGIEVSSLLEGGEVIDSLSNRILGRVALEDIRDPFTGEVLVKGGEEITEAHLPAIENSGLEKIKIRSVLTCQNQRGTCIKCYGRDLARGHMVNIGEAVGVIAAQSIGEPGTQLTMRTFHIGGTASRRVEQSALEARHEGIVKLHNVMTVLNKEQVLVVMNRNGEIALMDEEGREREKHQVIYGAKLLVKDGQKVKAKTLLAEWDPYTTPILTESSGTIKFGDIIEGNSMQEQVDEVTGLATKVIIEAKDPNLRPRVSIKTEGGKTAFVHGTEREARYLLPIGAHIVVTEGQGISAGDIIAKIPRETTKTKDITGGLPRVAELFEARKPKECAIISEIDGRVSFGKDSKGKRKVIITPEVGEPKEYLIIRGRHIAVHEGDFVKAGEALMDGAANPHDILQVLGEKRLAQYLVDETQEVYRLQGVRINDKHIEVIVRQMLRRVRVTDPGDTTFLDDEHVEKWIFEEENEKVRKSGGTPAVAESLLLGITKASLSTESFISAASFQETTRVLTEAAISGKTDVLRGLKENVIMGRLIPAGVGLARYKNLKIEVKEKEEVTEGAQPRASVG